From the genome of Schaalia odontolytica:
GTCCGTGGCCCTCGTGGACGGAGAGGTATCGATCTTCAACGAGGCCGGGCAGGCCCCTCCCCGTGACGTGTGGTCTCGCGGCGCCGAGTTCCTTGCCTCCGTGCTCACTCCGGGTGACGTCTGCGCGATCTGCGGGTCGCTCCCGGGAGATGCGCGCGCCGGCGATATTGCACCCATTTTCGAGGCCGCGAAGGCCTCGGGCGCCCGGATCATCCTGGACACCTCCGGGACCGCCCTCGTTGACGCCGCCTCGTACGCGGATGTCCTCAAGCCCAACGAGCACGAGCTACGAGCCGCCACCGGGTGCTCACGCCTCGACGAAGGAGCGCGCATGCTCCTCGATCGTGGGGCCGCTTGGGTGTTCGTCTCCCGAGGCGCCGACGGCATGGACCTGTATTCGAGCGAGGGCTCCTGGCACGCCTCGAGCGACCCGACCATCACCGGAAACCCGACGGGGGCCGGAGACGCCGGGGTAGCCGCGATCGCCACGCACCTCGACGGGCACGGATCGCTCAGCGAGATCAACGGCGTCATGGCGCTCGCCGACGCGGTCGCGACCTCGACGGCAGCAGTCGTGCGCCCAACGGCAGGAGAGATCGACATGAGCGTGCGCGCCAGCGTCCTTTCAGCCGCGTCGCCCGTCCGCCTCGCGTCTCGGCCCACCCACTAACCTCCACCATTTTCAGACCAACGAAAGGAGCGAACAATGCTCGCAGATACCGCAGAACTCGCCCGCGACGCAGCGCAGCGAGGGCAGGGTCTGGCCGCCTTCAACGTCGTTCTGCTGGACCACGCCGAGGCATTCATCGACGCGGCACAGGAGGCGCAGCTGCCCCTGGTCCTCCAGCTCTCGCAAAACGCTGTCGCGTACCACGGAGGCCGCCTCGCGCCCATCGGCCGCGCGCTCATCGAGCTCGCCTCCGAAGCCACCGTCCCCGTCTCCGTCCACCTGGACCACGCCGAATCGACCGACCTGTGCCGCGCCGCCGTCGACCTGGGATTCACGTCGATCATGTACGACGGCTCCGTCCTGCCCGACGACGTCAACCGCGCCACGACCGCGAAGATGGTCGAGATGGCCCACGCCTCGGGGGTGAGCGTTGAGGCCGAACTCGGGGAGGTGGGCGGAAAGAACGGCGTCCACGACCCCAAGGCGCGCACGAAGCCCGAGGATGCCGCCCAATTCGTCGCCGACACGGGCGTCGACCTGCTCGCCGTCGCGGTCGGATCCTCCCACGCCATGGCCACGCGCGACGCGGTCCTGGACACCGGCCTCATTGCCGCCATCAAGAGCGCCGTCCCCGTTCCCCTCGTCCTGCACGGCTCCTCCGGGGTGCCCGACGAGGGCATGGTCGCCGCGATCAACGCGGGAATGACGAAGATCAACGTCTCCACGCACCTCAACGTCGTGTTCACCAGCCGCATCCGCGACATCCTGCTGCACGATCCGGGCCTGGTTGACCCGCGCAAGTACGTCGGTCCCGCAACGGGAATCGTCCGCGATGAAGTGCGCCGCCTCATGGAGCTGTACGCCGGATGGTGCGCAGTCGCCTAAAGGACACACAAGGGGGGCGGGTGACCATCAGGCCACCCGCCCCCCTTTGTGCTCTGTCAGGCCTCCTGAAAGAGAGCCTGGGGGGAACGCAGCGTATCCCCGAGCGTGAGCGTCTCGACGTGGTCGAGGCCTCGACGAGCGGCGCCGACAACCACGGCCCGAGAACCCAGATCCGAAGTACGCACATCCGGCACGCGCAGGACCAGTTCCGTCAGGCGCTGCGTGAAGGCATCCATCCACACGTCGGCGGACGCTGAAATGCCGCCGCCCACGATGAGGGCCTCGGGGTCGACCGTCAGGACCAGCGCGGACGCGCCGACGGCGAGGTTGCGACCAAACGACCGCGCGATCTTGAGGGCTTCTCGATCCCCCTCGCGCGCCTGATCGCACACCCACTGAGCGGCCCGATGCGTCGGAATGTCATCGGGCAGACGCGAGTGCGTGAGGAAGACAGCCGGGGTCGAACTCCACTTCAGCGTCTTGAGGGCGCCGACCTCGCCGGCCGCCCCACCCGCTCCCCGGCACACCGTCCCATCGATCATGAAAGATGCGCCAATGCGCGCGCCCGCCATGATGTAGGCGGCAGAGGAGAGGTCTTGCGCCTGGCCGGTCCAGGCCTCGGCCGCGAGGGCGCACTTACAGTCGTTTTCCACGAGGACGGCGCATCCGTAGCGCTCGCGCAGCTCATCCGCGATGTTCACCGAATCCCACCCGGGCAGGGGAGTGCCGTACGGGGAACGCCCCTCGGCGTCGACGGGGCCCGTGAGAGCAACGGAAATGACGGTCAGGCGCTCGCGGACGACGCCCTTCACGTTCAGTGCGTCCTCCAGGAGGGCCAGGGCCGTACTCAGACGCTCCGACGCCGGTGCCTCCGGAGACACGTCGGCCCGCAACGACGCGAGGGACGATCCCACGAGGTTCGTCGCCAGGACGTCAATGTGGTTCGCGCCAATGTCGAGACCGACGACGACGCCGGCCTCGGACTGGAAACGGTAGCGCTTGGCAGGACGCCCGGTGATCGATGGAGCAGGGGGCAGCGACGACACCCAGCCGAGTTCCTCGCAGTCCGCGATCGTCGCACCGACCGACGTGCGCGACAGCCCGGTCTCCTGAGCAATCTGGCTTACGGTGGCCTCGTCGACGGTGCGCAGGTAGGCAAGAATCGCGAGCGAATTCAGCTCGCGAATGCGGTCTGGGCCGTGGGTGGCGCTCATGGGTCCTCCTAACCTGTGGGTACCACCAGGATCTCATCCCCCAGGGTAGGCCCTTTTCAGCGTGAGTGGGGCCTACCCAGGGGGCATGTATGCAGGTCAGCGCCTATGAGCGCGCCTGTAGAGCAGCGTTCCGGCTCCCGCCATCGCCGCGATGCAGACGAGAGAAGCCAGCGCGTTCGTGCCGGTGCGAGCCAGCGAGGAGGGCTGGGTCGCCTGCGGTGCGCTCGCGGCCACGGGGGCGCTGGTCGGCGAGGCAGACGAGGCCGGATCACTCGGAGCAGCCGTGTCCTGCGGCGTGGGGCTGGGAGCGTTGGTGGCATCCATGCGCTGGACGGTCGTCAGCGTCAGGGCGCCGGGCAGCATCGTGTTCATGCCGCTGTTGGCGAAGACGACGGGAGCTCCGTTCGGCAGCGGGTTGACGACGCGGATCGTTGCGGTCAGATCATCGGCGACCGCGCGAGCACCGCCGCGGGCTGGCGGGACCGTGACGTGCGCCGTGACCGTGCCGGTGGTCCCGGGAGTGATCGAGGGCAGCGGGGATTCGACGATCTGGCTCGCGACCGTGGAGCCGACGCCGTCAACCAGGGACACCTCGATCGGCCAGGAGGCGTAGAAGGGTGCGACGCCGGTGTTCGCGATCTCGACGGAGACGGTGGCGTCGTTGCCGGTGATGGACGCTGCGGCCTTCGTCGCCTGGAGGGTGTAGCCCATCGCGGCGTTCGCTTCCTCGGCGCGCTTCATGTCATCGCCCTGGTATCCAACCGTGAATGCCTTCTCGTTAATGAGCCAGGTGGCGTGCGTGGCCTTGATCGAGCCCATCATGTCGAAGTTGCGGCCCTGGGCGCGCTCGGCCTCGGCTCCCGCGCAGTTGAGGGGCTGGGAGAAGATGCACGTCTGCAGCGGCGGGTAGACCTCGCCGCCGATGGGTGCACTGCGCCAGGCGTCCGTTTCGTTCTGGTTCTTCATGTGGGACATGAAGTGCCAGTCGACGTTATCCAGCGTGGAATACGCGAAGGAATCGTCGTGGTAGCCCATGTGGTGTTCCTTCGTCGCCGACGTGGGGAGTCGGTACTGCACGAAGGTCTTGTCGAAGGCCTTGTCCCATTGCGCGACCAGCTTGGCGCGGAACTCGTCCGAGGGCATCCAGTTCTCGCCCTTGGGGTTATCGGCGCTCTTCTCGCCGTTCATCGGCCAGGTGTGGTCCTCTCCCCAGAAGCCGATGAGGCCCGCGGTGATGTAACCGATGCGGGGGTCGCCGTCGTACTTCTTGCCCAGGGCGTCCACGAAGTGCAGGAGCATCTCCTGGACCGCTGGGTCGTTGTAGTCGGGGGAGAAGGAGACGTTGTTGTTGTCGAAGACCGTGTAGGTGCGCGACGTGTCGGTGCCCGCGTCGATGAGGTACTGGGGGACGCCGGTTTTACGCGTGGGGTAGTCGAGGTAGAAGCGGATCGCCGACTGGTCGCCGCGCGACGCGATGGCGTCGAGGAGCGCATCGACCTTCGTGAAGTCGTAGGTGTCGCGCCCGGTCACGACCGCGTTGACGGGGAAGTATGCCCACTCCATCGTGTAGGGGAGTGCCCCCTCGACGGCCTTGGGGGCGGAGCCATCCTCCGGTGCGAAGGGGAAGAAGCCCTTGAGGGGGTTCATGATCGGAGCGTCGGCCGCTTCGAGCGCCGTCCACTGGACGGTGTCATTCTCCGTCGCCGAGGCCGGCAGCGCTGCGCATGTCAGGCCTGCAGTGGCCGCCAGAGCCACGGCAATTCGGGGAAAACGTCTCATCGTTGAGACTCCTTTCGATACTGGGACGTGCAACACATTAAAGTGTTGCAGTACACACAGTGAAGCACGTGAGCAGCAACTTTGTCAACGGTCTTGACAAAGTTTGTTAGAGCTGTTTTATAATTACGTGTCGCATCACTGGAGGTGTTCTCGATGACGAGTACAACACTTACAAAAGGGGGCGGAGTTGCCCCCTACCTAGCAGGAACTACAAGCAGTTCCAAGGCCTCGGCCCGCAAGGGGACGGGTGCCGCCATCTCGCCTTCCGGCAAGAGTGCGGGAGCGGGGAAAAAGCGCGTGCGTGACGACCGAGTCGCCGCCGCTATCTTCCTCATTCCCACCTTCGTCGGCTTCTTCGTCTTCTACGTCTACCCGGCCCTGCGCGGCCTGTGGTACTCCTTCACCGACTTCAACCTGATCGGAGACGCCCACTACGTCGGCCTCGATAACTACGCGAAAGCGATCGGGGACAAGGAAGTCTGGAATGCCTTCGCGGTGACCATCGCCTACGCCCTCTACAACATCATCGGGCAGACGTTCCTGGGCCTCCTTCTCGCCGCTCTCATGCAGCGATTCGCCCGATCCACGTGGGTGCGCTCCCTCCTCCTGCTTCCCTGGCTGGTGCCCAACGTCGCCATCGCCCTCATCTGGGGCTGGCTCCTCGACTCCAACATCGGCTACGTGACCCACCTGCTCAGCTACATCGGCATCGACGGGGTGACCTTCTACAACGCCCACGCCGCCATGCCGATCGTCGCAGGCATCAACATCTGGGCCTACACCGGGTACACCGCGCTGCTCCTGTATGCGGGCATGCTCCAAATCCCCGGCGAGCTCTACGAAAGTGCAGCGCTGGACGGCGCGGGAGAAACGCGCATGTTCTTCAGCATCACGCTTCCCCTGCTGCGCCCGGTCCTCGTCCTTGTCCTCGTCATGGGCCTGATCGGAAGCTTCCAGATCTTCGACACCGTCCAAATCGGATACGCCGGGCACCCGATCCCCGCCGTCCGAGTCATCTACTACTACATCTACCAGCAGGGCTTCACCTTCCTGAAGATGGGCTACGCGTCCGCCGTCGCCATGCTGCTGGTGGTCGTACTCGCCATCTTCACCGCGATCCAGCTGCGCCTCATGCGCGCCGGTTCCTCTGACCTGGCATAAGGAGCTCATCATGAATCGCACAGCGCTCCCGCAACGCATCGTCGCCTGGCTGATTCTCGGGGTCGCCATCCTGTGTACGGTCTTCCCCTTCTACTGGATGATTCGCACCGCGATGACCCCCCAAGCGGACCTCATCGCAGAATCGACGCAGCTGTGGCCCTCGCACCCCACGCTCATCAACTTCAAGCGCATCCTCGGCCTCGTCTCCGTCGAAGAAGCGCAGGCAGCGGGTGGTAGCGGGGCGACGATCAACTTCGCGATCGCGACGACCAACTCCCTCATCTACGCCGGAGGCATCGCGATCATTCAGACCTTCTTCGCCGCGTGCGCAGCCTACGCTTTCGCTCGCCTGCGCTTCCCCGGCAAGAACCTGCTCTTTGGGTGCGTCATCGGCGCACTCATGGTGCCGGGCATCTTCTCCCTGCTGCCCAACTACGTGCTCATCAAGCAGCTCGGATGGCTCAACACCATGCAGGGCATGATGCTCCCCGCTCTCTTCATGGCTCCCTTCTCCATCTTCTTCCTGCGCCAGTTCTTCCTCTCCCTGCCGCGCGAAGTCGAAGAGGCCGCCATGATCGACGGTCTGGGACCCGTCTCCCGCTTCTTCAAGATCACCATCCCGATGTCGGCCGGCCCCGTCATGACGATGACCCTCATCACCATCATCGGCATGTGGAAAGACTTCCTCTGGCCGCTCCTGACGGGGCGCGAGGGAGCCCAGCTGCTCACCGTCGCGCTGGGGATCTTCCAGCAGCAGTCTCCCAACCGCGCCCCCGACTGGACGGGCCTGATGGCGGGATCCACCCTCTCCGTCATTCCCGTCCTCATCCTCCTCATCCTCATGGGACGCAAGCTCGTTGAGTCCCTGAACTTCTCCGGAATCAAGTAACGCACCCGCGGGTGCCCAACCGAAAGAAATACCCATGAAGACACGAGTCGCCTTTGGCGTTTTCCTCGCTGCAGCGATGGCGCTGCCCCTGGCCGCGTGCAATGCGAACACCACTGCAACCGGTGGTGGTGAATCCTCCGCAGACAGCGGCGTCACCATCAACTACTGGCTGTGGGACGACCGTCAGGCCCCGCTGTACCAGCAGTGCGCTGACGACTTCCATGCCGCCAACCCCAACATCACCGTCAAGATCACGCAGACCGCGTGGGGACAGTACTGGGACACGCTCACCACGCAGCTGGCCGCCTCCAACGCCCCCGACACCTTCGTTGATCACTCCACCCGCATGCTGCAGTTTATCGACTCGGGCCAGATCATGGACATCACCGACGCGGCCAACAAGGCTGGAATCGATGACTCGATCTACCAGCCCGGACTGGCCGACCTGTCCAAGTACGAGGGCAAGCGCTACGGCCTGCCCAAGGACTGGGACACCATGGGCCTGCTCTACGACACCGAGGTCGCAGCCGAGGCCGGCTACACCAAGGAGGACATGGCGGCCCTGACGTGGAACCCCACGGACGGTGGCACCTTCGAGCAGTTCATCGCGAAGACGACCCTGGACGCCAATGGCCACAACGGCCTCGACCCTGAGTTCGATAAGAACAACGTCGTGCGCTACGGCTACCACCCCGAGTGGTCCGACGGAGCGATCGGCCAGAACGGCTGGGGTGAGCTCGCGGCCGCGAACGGCTTCACCTACGGCGACCGTTCCGTCAACCCCACGAAGTTCAACTTCGGCGACAAGTCCCTCGTGGACACGGTCGCGTGGATCAAGGGACTGATTGATAAGGGCTACGCGCCCAAGTTCGATAAGACCTCGTCCCTGGGTACCGACGCCGTGATGAACAACGGTAACGCCGCCTCGACGATCGCCGGTTCCTTCACGACCTCCGTCTACCTCGGCCCGGACGCGAAGAAGAAGTTCGCCTACGCGCCGCTTCCCACCGGCCCCGCCGGTCGCCGCTCCGCGATGAACGGCCTGCACGACGTCGTGTGGAGCGGAACCAAGCACCCCGAGGAGTCCTTCCAGTGGATCGCCTACATGGCCTCCGAGGCCTGCCAGATGAAGGTCGGCGAGTCCGGCGTCATCTTCCCCGCCGTCACCAAGGCGACCGAAGCCGCCCTCAAGGCTCGTGAAGCCCAGGGCCAGGACAACAGCGCATTCACGACCGTCGTGGACAACAAGGAAACCTTCCCGGTGCCCGTCTTCGCTCACGGCGACGAGGTGAACGCCCTCATCCAGGACGCGATCCAGGCGATCGCCACCGGTGCGGACCCCGCCTCGACCCTGCAGGAAGCCAACGACAAGGCAAACGCCCTGCTCAAGTAATCGCGAGCGGCCCGGCGCGTGAAGGATGCGCGCCGGGCCTCCTCGCTCCCGCTGACATCATTGCCCCGCCCTGATCGG
Proteins encoded in this window:
- a CDS encoding 1-phosphofructokinase family hexose kinase, coding for MIYTVTPNPALDITWGVPGWERGSTTRVTDIQESPGGKGLNVARVADQLGASACATGPLGGATGERVRDLFASLAPRVQTRWIDSPASTRRSVALVDGEVSIFNEAGQAPPRDVWSRGAEFLASVLTPGDVCAICGSLPGDARAGDIAPIFEAAKASGARIILDTSGTALVDAASYADVLKPNEHELRAATGCSRLDEGARMLLDRGAAWVFVSRGADGMDLYSSEGSWHASSDPTITGNPTGAGDAGVAAIATHLDGHGSLSEINGVMALADAVATSTAAVVRPTAGEIDMSVRASVLSAASPVRLASRPTH
- a CDS encoding ketose-bisphosphate aldolase, whose amino-acid sequence is MLADTAELARDAAQRGQGLAAFNVVLLDHAEAFIDAAQEAQLPLVLQLSQNAVAYHGGRLAPIGRALIELASEATVPVSVHLDHAESTDLCRAAVDLGFTSIMYDGSVLPDDVNRATTAKMVEMAHASGVSVEAELGEVGGKNGVHDPKARTKPEDAAQFVADTGVDLLAVAVGSSHAMATRDAVLDTGLIAAIKSAVPVPLVLHGSSGVPDEGMVAAINAGMTKINVSTHLNVVFTSRIRDILLHDPGLVDPRKYVGPATGIVRDEVRRLMELYAGWCAVA
- a CDS encoding ROK family transcriptional regulator; this encodes MSATHGPDRIRELNSLAILAYLRTVDEATVSQIAQETGLSRTSVGATIADCEELGWVSSLPPAPSITGRPAKRYRFQSEAGVVVGLDIGANHIDVLATNLVGSSLASLRADVSPEAPASERLSTALALLEDALNVKGVVRERLTVISVALTGPVDAEGRSPYGTPLPGWDSVNIADELRERYGCAVLVENDCKCALAAEAWTGQAQDLSSAAYIMAGARIGASFMIDGTVCRGAGGAAGEVGALKTLKWSSTPAVFLTHSRLPDDIPTHRAAQWVCDQAREGDREALKIARSFGRNLAVGASALVLTVDPEALIVGGGISASADVWMDAFTQRLTELVLRVPDVRTSDLGSRAVVVGAARRGLDHVETLTLGDTLRSPQALFQEA
- a CDS encoding DUF4832 domain-containing protein, producing MRRFPRIAVALAATAGLTCAALPASATENDTVQWTALEAADAPIMNPLKGFFPFAPEDGSAPKAVEGALPYTMEWAYFPVNAVVTGRDTYDFTKVDALLDAIASRGDQSAIRFYLDYPTRKTGVPQYLIDAGTDTSRTYTVFDNNNVSFSPDYNDPAVQEMLLHFVDALGKKYDGDPRIGYITAGLIGFWGEDHTWPMNGEKSADNPKGENWMPSDEFRAKLVAQWDKAFDKTFVQYRLPTSATKEHHMGYHDDSFAYSTLDNVDWHFMSHMKNQNETDAWRSAPIGGEVYPPLQTCIFSQPLNCAGAEAERAQGRNFDMMGSIKATHATWLINEKAFTVGYQGDDMKRAEEANAAMGYTLQATKAAASITGNDATVSVEIANTGVAPFYASWPIEVSLVDGVGSTVASQIVESPLPSITPGTTGTVTAHVTVPPARGGARAVADDLTATIRVVNPLPNGAPVVFANSGMNTMLPGALTLTTVQRMDATNAPSPTPQDTAAPSDPASSASPTSAPVAASAPQATQPSSLARTGTNALASLVCIAAMAGAGTLLYRRAHRR
- a CDS encoding carbohydrate ABC transporter permease, with product MRDDRVAAAIFLIPTFVGFFVFYVYPALRGLWYSFTDFNLIGDAHYVGLDNYAKAIGDKEVWNAFAVTIAYALYNIIGQTFLGLLLAALMQRFARSTWVRSLLLLPWLVPNVAIALIWGWLLDSNIGYVTHLLSYIGIDGVTFYNAHAAMPIVAGINIWAYTGYTALLLYAGMLQIPGELYESAALDGAGETRMFFSITLPLLRPVLVLVLVMGLIGSFQIFDTVQIGYAGHPIPAVRVIYYYIYQQGFTFLKMGYASAVAMLLVVVLAIFTAIQLRLMRAGSSDLA
- a CDS encoding carbohydrate ABC transporter permease, whose translation is MNRTALPQRIVAWLILGVAILCTVFPFYWMIRTAMTPQADLIAESTQLWPSHPTLINFKRILGLVSVEEAQAAGGSGATINFAIATTNSLIYAGGIAIIQTFFAACAAYAFARLRFPGKNLLFGCVIGALMVPGIFSLLPNYVLIKQLGWLNTMQGMMLPALFMAPFSIFFLRQFFLSLPREVEEAAMIDGLGPVSRFFKITIPMSAGPVMTMTLITIIGMWKDFLWPLLTGREGAQLLTVALGIFQQQSPNRAPDWTGLMAGSTLSVIPVLILLILMGRKLVESLNFSGIK
- a CDS encoding ABC transporter substrate-binding protein: MKTRVAFGVFLAAAMALPLAACNANTTATGGGESSADSGVTINYWLWDDRQAPLYQQCADDFHAANPNITVKITQTAWGQYWDTLTTQLAASNAPDTFVDHSTRMLQFIDSGQIMDITDAANKAGIDDSIYQPGLADLSKYEGKRYGLPKDWDTMGLLYDTEVAAEAGYTKEDMAALTWNPTDGGTFEQFIAKTTLDANGHNGLDPEFDKNNVVRYGYHPEWSDGAIGQNGWGELAAANGFTYGDRSVNPTKFNFGDKSLVDTVAWIKGLIDKGYAPKFDKTSSLGTDAVMNNGNAASTIAGSFTTSVYLGPDAKKKFAYAPLPTGPAGRRSAMNGLHDVVWSGTKHPEESFQWIAYMASEACQMKVGESGVIFPAVTKATEAALKAREAQGQDNSAFTTVVDNKETFPVPVFAHGDEVNALIQDAIQAIATGADPASTLQEANDKANALLK